The Faecalibacter sp. LW9 genome has a segment encoding these proteins:
- a CDS encoding thioredoxin-like domain-containing protein, whose translation MKSIFTFLCITFACIFSQAQSATVEIPAHLPEFQLIKIKGEGIFDSKDIAKNKKTLLGYVSPECIHCLLSLELINHNMELLKDVNIIFVTEYDQSEFEAKVKPIAPKLFEAKNVEILRDSEYEMPEKLKLTTLPTYFLFDKKGTTETMKRGSIEVVQIFNHLK comes from the coding sequence ATGAAATCTATTTTTACTTTTCTATGCATTACTTTCGCCTGTATTTTTAGTCAAGCGCAATCTGCAACAGTAGAAATCCCTGCTCACCTTCCTGAATTCCAATTAATCAAAATCAAAGGAGAAGGTATTTTTGATTCAAAAGATATTGCGAAAAACAAAAAAACCTTATTAGGATATGTATCTCCCGAATGCATACATTGTTTATTATCCCTTGAACTGATTAATCATAATATGGAATTATTAAAGGATGTCAATATAATTTTTGTGACAGAGTATGATCAATCAGAATTCGAAGCAAAAGTAAAACCTATTGCACCTAAATTATTCGAAGCTAAGAATGTTGAAATTTTAAGAGATTCAGAATATGAGATGCCTGAAAAATTAAAATTAACAACATTACCGACATACTTCCTATTTGACAAAAAAGGAACTACCGAAACCATGAAAAGAGGATCGATTGAAGTAGTCCAAATATTCAATCATTTAAAATAA
- the kdsB gene encoding 3-deoxy-manno-octulosonate cytidylyltransferase, which produces MRKIAVIPARYAASRFPGKLMQVLGNKTVIRMTYDNVVATQLFDDVFVVTDHEFIYNEITSHGGKAIYSTKEHETGSDRIAEAVAQLDCDIVLNVQGDEPFVNEKALADILSSFDGAEGKNVDVATLKQKITSEDEINNPNVVKVITDVNNFALYFSRSTIPFPRETNFKPDFYRHIGIYAFRKEALIKFSTLEMRPIERAEKLEQLRYLEYGMRIKVIETNFVGVGIDTPEDLEKAKALLN; this is translated from the coding sequence ATGAGAAAAATTGCAGTCATCCCTGCACGTTATGCAGCTTCTCGTTTTCCTGGAAAATTAATGCAAGTTTTGGGAAATAAAACTGTAATTCGAATGACTTACGATAATGTTGTGGCTACGCAACTTTTTGATGATGTTTTTGTGGTTACAGATCATGAATTCATCTATAATGAGATTACGAGTCATGGAGGAAAGGCGATTTATAGTACAAAAGAACATGAAACAGGAAGTGATCGTATTGCAGAAGCAGTAGCTCAATTGGACTGTGATATTGTCTTAAATGTACAAGGAGATGAGCCATTTGTAAATGAAAAAGCATTAGCAGATATATTATCTTCATTTGATGGAGCAGAAGGGAAAAATGTAGATGTAGCAACTTTAAAGCAAAAAATTACATCAGAAGACGAAATTAACAACCCAAACGTAGTGAAAGTTATTACAGATGTTAATAATTTTGCACTGTATTTCTCAAGAAGTACTATTCCATTTCCACGAGAAACAAATTTTAAACCTGATTTTTATCGTCATATTGGTATTTATGCATTTCGAAAAGAGGCTTTAATTAAGTTTTCAACTTTAGAAATGCGACCAATTGAACGAGCTGAGAAATTAGAGCAACTGCGTTATTTAGAATATGGTATGCGTATTAAAGTGATCGAGACAAATTTTGTTGGAGTAGGTATTGATACACCTGAAGATCTCGAAAAAGCAAAAGCCTTATTAAATTAA
- a CDS encoding RsmD family RNA methyltransferase, with translation MRIISGTLKGKRITAPNNLPVRPTTDFAKEALFNILNNEWYFDEIAVLDLFSGIGSISLEFASRGAKKITSVDNFVGCIKFLDDTAKKLNLDHIIDTQKADAIKYVNKKASKSYDIVFADPPYDLPEEDYQKLLNGVLENEWLEKGGNFVLEHPSHIQFEDHPRFVQHKKYGNVHFTFFE, from the coding sequence ATGCGAATAATTTCAGGAACATTAAAAGGAAAAAGAATTACAGCACCAAACAATCTACCTGTAAGACCTACAACCGATTTTGCAAAAGAAGCATTATTTAATATTTTAAATAATGAATGGTATTTTGACGAAATCGCTGTTTTAGACTTATTTTCAGGAATTGGATCGATCAGTTTAGAGTTTGCATCACGTGGCGCTAAAAAAATTACTTCAGTTGATAATTTTGTAGGCTGCATCAAATTTTTAGATGATACAGCTAAAAAATTAAATCTTGATCATATTATTGATACTCAAAAAGCAGATGCTATCAAATACGTAAATAAAAAAGCATCTAAATCGTATGATATTGTTTTTGCTGACCCACCCTATGATTTACCAGAAGAGGATTATCAAAAATTATTAAATGGAGTCTTAGAAAACGAATGGTTAGAAAAAGGAGGAAATTTTGTTTTAGAACATCCATCTCATATTCAATTCGAAGATCATCCTCGATTTGTACAGCATAAAAAATACGGAAACGTGCATTTTACGTTTTTTGAATAA
- a CDS encoding FKBP-type peptidyl-prolyl cis-trans isomerase, whose protein sequence is MKRILVGIFVVASLASCNKGKTVEKLDNDDQKASYAFGVGLGEGVKQMSARLVESDSIDYAQLEKGLSDYLNGSTGRESYSIGQQMGQQIETVIQQQQLDQLDKDIIVQGIMDVVRHKKLLITQEAGMTFLEGYAQNHMKNTAKKNQEESKKLVEAKKTGKAKATASGLVYEVVKEGAGEKPNANSIVKVKYTGKLLSNGKVFDSTEKNNKGEAVEFPLNAVIPGWSEGLQLMSKGATYKFYIPAELGYGENGAPGGQIGPNQALEFEVELVDFKDGGAQPAPSQGGLTEEQMKELQKQFEAQAQQGK, encoded by the coding sequence ATGAAAAGAATTCTTGTAGGAATTTTCGTTGTTGCATCATTAGCATCATGTAACAAAGGAAAAACTGTAGAAAAATTAGATAACGACGATCAAAAAGCATCTTACGCTTTCGGAGTTGGATTAGGTGAAGGAGTAAAACAAATGTCTGCTCGCTTAGTAGAATCTGATAGTATTGATTACGCTCAGTTAGAGAAAGGTTTAAGTGACTATTTAAACGGATCTACAGGGAGAGAATCTTACTCTATTGGTCAACAAATGGGACAACAAATTGAAACTGTTATCCAACAACAACAATTAGATCAATTAGACAAAGACATCATTGTACAAGGTATTATGGATGTGGTGCGTCACAAAAAATTGTTAATCACTCAAGAGGCTGGAATGACTTTCTTAGAAGGATATGCGCAAAACCATATGAAAAATACAGCTAAGAAGAATCAAGAAGAGTCTAAAAAATTAGTTGAAGCTAAGAAAACAGGAAAAGCGAAAGCGACTGCCTCTGGATTAGTTTACGAAGTGGTTAAAGAAGGAGCAGGAGAAAAACCGAATGCAAATTCTATTGTTAAAGTAAAATATACAGGAAAATTATTATCGAATGGTAAAGTTTTCGATTCTACTGAGAAAAACAATAAAGGTGAAGCTGTTGAATTCCCATTAAATGCTGTTATCCCAGGATGGTCTGAAGGTTTACAATTAATGTCAAAAGGAGCAACTTATAAGTTCTATATTCCAGCAGAATTAGGATATGGAGAGAATGGTGCACCAGGCGGGCAAATCGGACCTAACCAAGCGTTAGAATTCGAAGTTGAATTAGTAGACTTTAAAGACGGTGGAGCTCAACCAGCACCATCTCAAGGAGGTTTAACAGAAGAGCAAATGAAAGAATTACAAAAACAATTCGAAGCTCAAGCTCAACAAGGTAAATAA
- a CDS encoding HNH endonuclease signature motif containing protein, translating to MSDSWKEYECEGLIDKRSFLVSGSGLVKKLYIGQDKYKILEGAINNGYRAIWVTKEDGKRTAKYVHKMVAETFLPNEENKEYVIHLDHNKLNNNIENLKWATLEEWKEHNKDLFRMMKGRSRLDSIPNSKLSEKEVVRLKKKLMDPNRKTKIATLAKQFNISQGQVYRILRGENWSHIEVK from the coding sequence ATGAGTGATTCATGGAAAGAGTATGAGTGTGAGGGGTTAATTGATAAAAGATCGTTTCTTGTTTCAGGAAGTGGATTAGTCAAAAAACTTTACATAGGCCAAGACAAGTACAAAATTTTAGAAGGTGCAATTAATAATGGTTACCGTGCAATATGGGTAACTAAAGAAGATGGTAAAAGAACAGCGAAGTATGTTCATAAAATGGTTGCAGAAACTTTTTTACCAAATGAAGAGAACAAAGAGTATGTGATTCACTTAGACCATAATAAATTGAACAATAATATTGAGAATTTAAAATGGGCTACTTTAGAGGAGTGGAAAGAACATAACAAAGATTTATTCCGAATGATGAAGGGGCGTTCTCGATTAGATAGTATTCCTAACAGCAAATTATCTGAGAAAGAAGTTGTTCGTCTGAAAAAGAAATTAATGGATCCAAATCGTAAAACTAAAATCGCGACTTTGGCTAAGCAGTTTAATATTTCTCAAGGTCAAGTTTACCGTATTTTGAGAGGTGAAAACTGGTCTCATATTGAAGTTAAATAA
- a CDS encoding TonB-dependent receptor: MRKNTYLITTLSILLSANAYAQENDSINQLQQVEIFGERNQKQRGLETITRFPGSPQEQLQSVSVVSEKLIEDQGALTITEAARNVPGVTLFGSYGGNRESMSIRGYRGTPVLRNGVRQDSDFRSAVGVADMQGVESIQVIKGSASITQGVGNGLGSAGGVINVVTKTPRFINAGNIGLRVGSWNQIRTTFDVQRTLGEQKKFAFRVNGAYQQADSYRDVISSKRFYVQPSVAWRPDRKTEVVAEMDYYNFDGVPDRGSVNLAANDTEALINLGHKFLGFDTDFEKSEAITYSLRATRQLTDKISARVAYYASYYDRDQQGASLSVGRDANVNYALRNRGMSRSYKNDRNSTVQIDIMGRDLKAGIFNWKWQAGYDYTTVRVDARSSATVSGIDQINVLEDFTNSLPTDFDMNQMNLTTVTPLETNYYYGFMTQHHVDITDYVKVVGGLRWSYSSENSKDVMDPMAGIMISPVKNIHIFGSYTTTSNLRSASNPLEGGGTVGTSRTKQVEAGVKTDWFNDRLRANVTYFNMNNDNLSYQIYDAEGNTTNLYGLAGNLKRSGVEVDITGRPLPNLQVLLGYAYLDSRYEDSPAYMENSRPMNAPYTTANAWVQYKFQNTQSFIDGLSLSAGVYYVGSRPVNEYTKKTVIHNTTPGVKPFLMPDYTTLNAQVGYSLKNFDIRVFFNNITDAVGYNSYYRGGYINQIDPFNMAAQVVYKF, translated from the coding sequence ATGAGAAAAAATACCTACTTAATCACTACTCTATCTATACTATTAAGTGCGAATGCGTATGCACAAGAGAACGATTCAATTAATCAGCTACAACAAGTCGAAATATTTGGTGAACGCAATCAAAAACAACGTGGACTAGAAACCATCACTCGTTTTCCAGGTTCTCCACAAGAGCAATTACAATCGGTATCTGTAGTATCGGAAAAATTAATTGAAGATCAAGGAGCATTAACAATTACAGAAGCTGCTCGTAATGTTCCTGGTGTTACCTTATTTGGGTCTTATGGTGGAAATAGAGAATCCATGTCGATTCGTGGATACCGTGGTACTCCAGTTTTAAGAAATGGGGTAAGACAAGACTCTGATTTCAGATCTGCAGTAGGTGTAGCTGACATGCAAGGGGTTGAATCTATCCAAGTGATTAAAGGTTCAGCTTCAATCACTCAAGGGGTTGGAAATGGATTAGGATCTGCAGGTGGAGTAATCAACGTAGTTACAAAAACACCTCGTTTTATCAATGCAGGAAATATTGGTTTACGTGTTGGTTCATGGAATCAAATTCGTACAACATTTGATGTTCAAAGAACTTTAGGAGAACAAAAGAAATTTGCTTTCCGCGTAAATGGTGCTTATCAACAAGCGGATAGCTATAGAGATGTTATTAGTTCTAAACGTTTTTATGTACAACCATCTGTAGCTTGGAGACCAGATCGTAAGACGGAAGTTGTCGCAGAAATGGATTACTACAACTTTGATGGTGTACCAGATCGTGGATCAGTGAATCTAGCGGCTAATGATACTGAAGCTTTAATCAACTTAGGACATAAATTCTTAGGATTTGATACTGATTTTGAAAAATCAGAAGCCATTACTTACTCTTTAAGAGCTACGCGCCAATTAACAGATAAAATTAGTGCACGTGTCGCATACTATGCATCATATTATGATCGTGACCAACAAGGAGCTTCTTTATCTGTTGGAAGAGATGCTAATGTAAATTATGCTTTAAGAAACCGTGGAATGAGCCGTTCCTATAAAAACGACCGTAATTCAACTGTGCAAATCGATATCATGGGTAGAGATTTAAAAGCAGGTATTTTCAATTGGAAATGGCAAGCCGGGTATGATTACACTACTGTTCGTGTTGATGCAAGATCTTCAGCTACTGTAAGTGGAATTGACCAAATTAATGTTTTAGAAGACTTCACAAATAGTTTACCGACTGATTTTGATATGAATCAAATGAATTTAACAACGGTGACGCCTTTAGAAACGAACTATTATTATGGTTTCATGACACAGCATCACGTAGATATTACAGATTATGTGAAAGTCGTTGGAGGTTTACGTTGGTCTTACTCAAGTGAAAATTCTAAAGATGTTATGGATCCAATGGCGGGAATTATGATTTCACCTGTGAAAAATATTCACATTTTTGGATCATATACAACGACTTCTAACTTAAGAAGTGCATCTAATCCATTAGAAGGTGGAGGAACTGTAGGAACTTCGCGTACAAAACAAGTTGAAGCAGGAGTAAAAACAGATTGGTTTAACGATCGTTTACGTGCTAATGTAACCTACTTTAATATGAACAATGATAATTTATCTTATCAAATTTATGATGCTGAAGGAAATACTACAAACTTATATGGTTTAGCAGGTAACTTAAAACGTTCAGGAGTTGAAGTAGATATTACTGGTAGACCTTTACCTAACTTACAAGTATTATTAGGTTATGCTTATTTAGATTCTCGCTACGAAGATTCTCCTGCTTATATGGAAAATTCTCGTCCAATGAATGCGCCTTATACCACTGCAAATGCATGGGTACAATATAAATTTCAAAATACCCAATCTTTTATAGATGGATTATCATTATCTGCAGGAGTATATTATGTAGGTTCAAGACCAGTAAACGAATACACAAAGAAAACAGTGATTCATAACACAACACCAGGTGTAAAACCTTTCTTAATGCCAGATTATACTACATTGAATGCTCAAGTAGGATATTCGCTAAAGAATTTTGATATTCGAGTATTCTTCAATAATATCACGGATGCCGTGGGGTATAACTCTTATTATAGAGGAGGTTATATCAACCAAATCGATCCATTTAACATGGCTGCACAAGTCGTATATAAATTTTAA
- a CDS encoding DUF3822 family protein, with protein MSENSSTKSLALLVSHDTITFLTKTNQHDELFYSEPIVIAMKDLNQSVAYEEIEEMIKNHLPLLLYYNRIIVCYQSTPVVIVPQAYLDELSETNYIQKWPQDQLVCPLSKIDASIAFNNFGNLYKVFQNLPNFTNAIYTHTAKKFLDRIKYDREKIQVFAQLINQKLELCIYNKGIFTLYNIYDIIGDDDIVYHILNTMQQLQLDPSQVEVSLDGNISADHPVYEHLPKYVHSVSSNEDIQEKGPKYLLYKIFECE; from the coding sequence ATGTCAGAAAATTCATCTACTAAATCTTTAGCGCTTTTGGTATCCCATGATACAATTACCTTTTTAACAAAGACGAATCAGCACGACGAACTGTTTTATTCAGAACCCATCGTCATCGCAATGAAAGATCTGAATCAATCGGTAGCCTATGAAGAAATCGAAGAGATGATAAAAAATCATCTACCTTTATTATTATATTACAATCGAATCATCGTTTGTTATCAATCGACACCAGTAGTCATTGTACCTCAAGCATATCTTGACGAACTTTCTGAGACGAATTATATTCAAAAATGGCCTCAAGATCAACTTGTATGTCCTCTTTCCAAAATTGATGCCTCTATCGCTTTCAATAACTTTGGTAATTTGTATAAAGTATTTCAAAATTTACCCAATTTTACAAATGCCATTTATACCCACACAGCCAAAAAATTTTTGGATAGAATAAAATACGATCGAGAAAAGATTCAAGTATTTGCACAATTAATCAATCAAAAGTTAGAACTTTGCATTTATAACAAAGGAATTTTTACATTGTATAATATATATGACATTATCGGCGATGATGATATTGTTTATCATATCTTAAATACAATGCAACAATTACAATTGGACCCTAGCCAAGTGGAAGTTTCGTTAGATGGTAATATTTCAGCAGATCATCCCGTTTACGAACATCTACCAAAATATGTTCATTCTGTTTCATCAAATGAGGACATCCAAGAAAAGGGCCCAAAATATTTACTTTATAAAATTTTCGAATGCGAATAA